From the genome of Hymenobacter cellulosilyticus, one region includes:
- a CDS encoding GDP-L-fucose synthase family protein: protein MDKHAKIYVAGHRGMVGAAIMRRLHRAGYDNLVVRTSGELDLRDQAAVADFFAQEKPEYVFLAAAKVGGIHANNTYRADFLYDNLMIQANVLGQSHEQGVRKLLFLGSSCIYPKMAPQPIKEEYLLTGALEPTNEPYAIAKIAGLKLCEAYRAQYGSNFISVMPTNLYGPGDNYDLANSHVLPAMLRKFGEAVERGLPRVTIWGTGTPRREFLHVDDLADACLHLMLHYQEAAPVNVGTGRDISIQELAELISELTGYVGEIIYDFSRPDGTPRKLLDVSRLHSLGWQHQIGLTEGLQSVIAAADWRQAVRFTPLQALA, encoded by the coding sequence ATGGACAAACACGCGAAAATCTACGTAGCGGGGCACCGGGGCATGGTGGGAGCGGCCATTATGCGCCGCCTGCACCGCGCCGGCTACGACAACCTGGTGGTACGCACCTCGGGCGAGCTGGACCTGCGCGACCAGGCTGCCGTGGCCGACTTCTTTGCCCAGGAAAAACCCGAATACGTCTTTCTGGCTGCCGCCAAAGTGGGCGGTATTCACGCCAACAACACCTACCGCGCCGATTTTCTCTACGACAACCTGATGATACAGGCCAACGTGCTGGGCCAAAGCCACGAGCAGGGCGTCCGGAAGCTGCTGTTTCTGGGTTCCTCCTGTATTTACCCCAAAATGGCCCCTCAGCCCATCAAGGAGGAATACCTGCTGACTGGCGCCCTGGAGCCAACCAACGAGCCCTACGCCATTGCTAAAATTGCGGGCCTCAAGCTCTGCGAGGCCTATCGGGCGCAGTACGGCAGCAACTTCATTTCGGTGATGCCGACCAACCTCTACGGCCCCGGCGACAACTACGACCTGGCCAACTCCCACGTGCTGCCGGCCATGCTGCGCAAGTTTGGCGAAGCCGTGGAGCGCGGTCTGCCCCGCGTCACCATCTGGGGCACGGGCACGCCGCGGCGCGAGTTTCTGCACGTCGACGACCTGGCCGATGCCTGCCTGCACCTGATGCTGCACTACCAGGAAGCCGCGCCCGTGAACGTGGGTACCGGCCGCGACATCTCCATTCAGGAGCTGGCCGAGCTTATTTCCGAGCTGACGGGCTACGTCGGCGAAATTATCTATGACTTCTCGCGCCCCGATGGCACGCCCCGCAAGCTCCTCGATGTCAGCCGCCTTCATTCCCTGGGCTGGCAGCATCAGATTGGGCTTACCGAAGGCCTGCAATCTGTAATTGCCGCGGCCGACTGGCGGCAGGCAGTTCGTTTCACTCCACTCCAGGCTTTGGCCTAA